TGCGCGCCGGCCACGTTGGCCAGCAAGCCAGCCAGGTCGGCATCCTGATCCAGCCCCTGCGTGAGCGGCGAGACCAAGGCCATCAGCTGCTGCGCCAGCGGCGTGACGCTGTAATGCTGATTGGACGGATCCCAGGCCAGCAGATGGCCATCGCGCAGGCGCTTGAGCACCAGCTCGAGCGCTTCATCGCGCAGCACATGGAAATGGCGGTTCAGGTCGTCCCGGGCCAGACGGGACTGCGGCAGGCTCATCAGTTCGATGAACACCCACACCCGCAGGCGCACCAGCGACGCCGGGCCGTGGAACAGCGCCCGCTGTGCCGTCAGCAGGCTTTCGTTGCGTTCGAGTTGCCACCACAGCAGGGAGTCCTGCGGCAGTTGGCCCTCGCGGAAATAGTCTTCGAAGGAAGGTTCGGGGAGATCGTCGCGCAGCGTATCGTGCACCGCGCCTCCCGGGATCGCTGTCATGGCGGGGGATTATCCCAGGCCTGAAGGTCCTGCCCGGCACCCGGAGACCGGGACAACCCGCAATCTTTCAAGCCGGCACGAGATCGCGCCGCATCAGGCGCGCGTCCGGGCCGAAGCTGGCCAGCTTTTGTGCGATAGCCGCCGACAGCGGCGCATCGGCGTCCTGGAAGCCCAGGCGTCGCCAATAGTCGGATGAACCTTGAACCGCCACCAGCGAGACCTGGCGCAGGCCCATGTCCTGGGCACGTTGCACCACCTGCTGCACCAGCTTGTGGCCCAGACGCTGGGCGCGGCCGGCGGGCGAGACCGCCAGGTCGTGCAGATAGAGGCTGTCGGGCGTGCGTGCGCGTTCGATGTGGGGGGCGTCCAGCGCCGGCAGGCCCTCGGCGCCGACCGGCAGGCTCACCACGTAGCCCAACATGCGATCGCCTTCCACGGCGAGATAGGAACAATGCAGGCCGCGCGTCGCGCGCAGCTTGGCCTCGAAGGCCTCGGCGCTTTCCAGGAATTCCGGGCCGTAGCACTCGGCCTGGAGGGCCATCACGGCAGGCACATCGGCCGTGTCGATCACTTTCAACTGCAACATCACACTTCAACCACCGATGGACCGCCACTGTGCCATCCACGGCGATAACAGCGGTGAGAGCAACGGCGTAAACACGAGAACAAATCCCAGGATGTTGAGCGACACGCTCAACCAGAACACGCGCCGGAAGCGGGGCTTGGCGCTTTTGTGCCGCAGCAATTGCTGTGCCAGAAGCGCACCCGGCCAGCCGCAGAGCAGCGCCAGTCCGTGAAGCGTGGATTCCTTCACGCGCCAGTGCCCGAGGCGGGCGGCGCGCTTGTCGAGGCCATAGACGATGAAGGTCGCCAGGCTCATGGCCATGTACAGGCCCCACAGGCCGTTGGGAATCGGCCAGGCCAGGTGGGTGAGCAGCACCAACGAGGCAAAGACAGGGATCAGCCAGACACCGCCACTCGAGGACGAGGACGATGCGGATGACGATCCCGGCGACGATCTCGAGGAGGCGCCGGGCTTGCCACCCGCTCCGGCCGCTCCGGCCGATGCACGCGGCCCCGCACCGGAGGCACGCGAAGAAGCGCCGCGGCCCTTGGCCGAGCGACCGCCAGCCGCCGATGAGGCGGCGCCTGCGGTCGCAGCGGCCTGGGGCTTGGGCTCCAGGCTGAGCACTTTCAGCGCGCGGGGTTTGCCCTGCGCATCGGTGCCGGGTTCATAGCTGACCCGTTCACCGACAAAGGGGCGGCGCGGCCGCAGCCCGAAAGCCCTTGCATGCGCAAAGATCTTCGGACCACCGGACGACGGCGCGATGAAGCCGTAGCCCTTCGCGTCGTCCCACTGGACGATTCGCCCTTCCACCCGCATGCGTCAGGCGCTCCCGGTGCGTGCCGTCGGCAACTCGAGCCGCGTCTTGATCGGCGTGTTGATCAACGTCTGGCGATGTCGATCAATAGCCCTTGCGCGGGCCCTTGCGAGCCGCTTGGAAGCCGCCGCGATCACCGCCGCGGTCGCCACGGTCACCGCCTTGGGGACCACGTGCCGGCACGCCCTTGCCAGCGAAGGCGGGCTTGGCCGGACGGCCTTCAAAGCGCGGACGCTCTTCATAGCGGTTCTCGCCGCGGGCTTCATTGCCACGGAATGCCGGGCGGTCGGTCGGCGCGCCGAAGCGGTCGCCACCGTGAGCCGGACGGCCCTGGAAGCCGCCACGGTTCTGGCCGAAGCCCTGGCCGTCACGCGGGGGACGATCGCCGAAGGCCGGACGGTCACCCTGCGGGCGATCGCCGAAACGCGGCGCGTCGGGACGACGCTCGAAACGGTTGGCCTGCGGGCCTTGGCCGAAGCCGCCTTCGCGACGCTCACCGCCGAAGGGCGGACGGGCGCCTTCAGGACGCTCGAAGCGGGCGCCGCCGTCGAAGCGGTTGTCACCGCCGCGATAACCGCCGCCACCGCCTTGCGGACGGCCACCACCAAAGCCACCGCGATTGCCGCCGAAGCCGCCACGGTTGCCACCACCGAAGCCGCCGCGGTCGCCACGGTCCGCACGGTCACCCGGGCGCGGCGCGAAGATGCGCGGATCATCGGCACGCGGCTCCAGGCCGGCAATGCGCGAGACCGGGATCTGCTGGGTGGTGAATTGCTGGATGCGCTTGATCATCGACAGATCCTGACGCTCGGCCAGGGTCACCGCGATGCCGGAGCGACCGGCGCGGCCGGTACGTCCGATGCGGTGGACATAGTCCTCCGCCTTCATCGGCAGACCGAAGTTGATGACGTGCGAGATGGTCGGGACGTCGATGCCGCGGGCGGCGACATCGGTGGCCACCAGCACGCGCAGGTCACGGCGACGCAGGGCCATCAGGGTGCGGGTGCGCTTGCCCTGGGGCATGCCACCGTGCAGCGCGGCCACGCGGTGACCGATGGCTTCGAGCTGCTCGGCCAGCCATTCGGTGTCTTGCTGGGTGCTGGTGAAAACCACGGCCTGGTCGACATCACGCTCGCCCAGGATGTGCTCCAGCAGCTTGCGCTTGTGCTGGTTGTTGTCCGCCCAGTGCAGGCGCTGCTCGATGTTCTCGTGGGTCTCGGTGTGGCCCGACACGTCGATGCGCTGCGGATCCTTCATCAGCTGCGATGCCAGGCGGCCGGTGTTGCCGGCGAAGGTGGCGCTGTACATCAGCGTCTGGCGCTCGGCCGGGATCTGCTGGGCGACGAAGTTGATGTCGTCGATGAAGCCCATGTCCAGCATGCGGTCGGCTTCGTCCAGCACGAACATCGTCACGCTGTCGAGCTTGCAGCGGCCGCTGTTGATGTGGTCGAGCAGACGGCCGGGGGTGGCGATCAGGATGTCGAGCTGGCCGGCCAGTGCGCGCAGCTGCTGCGCATAGGGCATGCCGCCCAGCACGGTGGCCACGCGCAGGCCCTGGATGTGACGGCCGTAGGTCATGGCCGCCTTGGCGACCTGCATCGCCAGTTCACGGGTCGGTGCCAGCACCAGCACGCGCGGGCCCACCACCTTGGCCTTGTTGCCAGCGGCGCGAGCGGCGCGGGCATCCAGCACCTGTTGCAGGGCCGGGAGGATGAAGGACGCGGTCTTGCCCGAACCGGTGCGCGACGAGACCATCAGGTCCGCGCCGCCCAGTGCCGGCGGAATCGCGCGGGACTGCACTTCGGTGGCGTTGTCATAGCCGGAGTCCTTCACGGCGCGCAGCAGCGCTTCGTGCAGACCCAGCGTGGAGAAAGCGGCGCCGCCGGGCGCAGCGTCGATCACCGGCTCAGCGGTGTCTTGTTGTGCGGACGTCTCCAGGTCCTGGTCCATCGCTTCGTTCGAGGCGTCGGCGTTCATGTCGTGATCGAAAGTCATCTCAAGTCCAAATAAACGCTCCGGCTGCTGACCGCCATGGGTCGCGCCGAATCGCTGTCCGCCGCTGCAGTGAGTGCACTGTCGGCGGAAGGTAATGTCGCTGGGAGAAAGCTCGCGTCGTACACCAGAACGCGGACGCGACCGCAGAACGCGGTGCGCAAGGCTGGTGAGGCGCCGGGGAACAGTCAAAGCGACGGCATCGCCGCCGACCGAACCCGATGGGCTTGCGGTGCGAGGATCACGGGCTTGCCGTGAGCGCTACGGACCGCAAAGAGGTCAGAGGAGACGTACGAAACATTGCCTCGTAGGGCAATGAAGCTGCGCAGTATAGCCCCATTCCGGGTTTCCACCTACCCTTTATTGCGAGACGGATTTGGCACGCCGTCCATGGAGACCATCGACCCCGATGGCGGGCGGCCCGACTCGCGGCGCAAGGGCCGTTCGGGGAAAAAGAAACGCCCCAATCGGGGCGTTTTCTCATGGCCGATCTGCCCCCTGATGTCGGGCCGGTTTCGGGCGCCAGTCTCAAGAGCCGATGTCGCGCCCCGGATCCGAGACGCGGTTTCGAGCCCCGGTTTCAGGGCACGCGGTCAGAGCCCTTCCAGCAGCGGCGGCAGCACCGCCATCAGCGACTCCAACTGATCGACGTCCAGCCAGGCCGGCGCCGCATCCAGCCAGGCGGGGAACTGCAGGCCCTCGCGCTGCGCCCGCAGCAAGGCCGCGTCGAGCGATCCCTCGATCAGCAAGAGCGCCGCAGGCACGCCCGCCGCCTCTTCGCCGCAGGCCAGCTCGACGCGATGCGCCAAAGCCTGCGCCTGCCATGGCAAGTCGGCATGCACCAGCGCCAGCCGGTCCTCAACCAGCAGGTCCTCGGGCAGGCTGGCCAATGCGTCGTCGCTGGCCAGCAGCACACCCGCCTCCGCCGCGCGCCAGGCTTGCAGGGTCGCGTCGCGGTCGTTCACCGCATCGCCGGCCCGCAGACGGTAGGCCGGCAAGCGGCGCAACTGTGGCGACTGGGCGAGGCTGTCCAGCAGGGTTTCGGACCGCGCGCACAGCAGCAACCGCGCGGCGGCCGGCACCGGCGACTGCACCCAGTCCCGGCGCAGCGCGAGCACCGCCTCCGCCTTGGCCGCCAGAGCCTGACGCGACGCGGGCGGCAGCAGCGCCAGCGCTTCCAGCAATTGCTGCTGCTCGGCCGTGCCGAGGAAGCGCTTCGCCGTCCAGCGCTCGATCTGCTGACGCAGCTGCTTCAGCGGCGCCTGCGGCAAGCTCGCGCCGGCGGCTTCCAGCCAGATCGGCGTGAGCAACGCCGCCGGGAGTTCGTCGATCAACTCCCGCTTGCGACGCGACAGCACGATCGCCTCCAGCGCCTCGCGCCGGGCACGCTTGCCGGCATCGGCCGGCAGGGCCTGCCATTGGGCGAGCGGACCGCGCCGGGCGATGTCCAGCCAGTCGACCCACTCACCCAGCCGCGGGTCGCTGAGCGGCTCCTGCCCAGCGAGCAGCAGCAGATGCGGCGCTGCCAGGTCGCGGAGCGTCTGCAGTTCGTCCGCGCTCAGCGTTTCGATGCCGTCCACGATCACCAGCGCCGGCGGCTGCTTGATGGCCGGCGGTTTGCCGGCCGTCGGCGCCGCCAAGGTCAAGCCGGCGGGCACCTCGCCCAGCCAGCGCTGGAAATCTCGCCGCCAGGCGGCATGGGCCGCGGCAGGCGCCACCAACAGCACCGGGCCGGCGTCGAACAGCTCGCTCCACAGCCGGACCGCAGCGACCGTCGCGCCGCGCTGGCCCAGACCCAGATCGTCAAACACCAGGGCGCGACCCGCGCAGACCGCAAACAGCGCCGCTTCCCATTGATAGACGGGCAGTTCCTCACCCAACAGCCCGGCCATGGCGGTGCCATCGGCCATCAGCCGCTCCAGGCGTCGAACCCGGGCCTGCGCATCGCGAGCCCACGCAAGCTGCGGCCATACCGGCGCATCGACCCGCAGCACCACGCCCTGGGCACGAGCGTCGCTGAGCAAGTGCTGAAGCCAGTCGTGAGAGAACTCCGCATCGACGCGGCCCTCCTCGTCCAACCCGGCCCGCTCGCGCAGGGCCGGCGGCAACTCACGCCCCGGCACCCACTGCAGGCGACGTTGCGCCCCGGGCACCAGCCACACCTCGGCTTCGCGCGCCGGCCAGCCGGCCACCAAGGTGCGCAACTGCGCCACACCCAGCAGCGACACCAGCGCTTCGCCGTGCTCGCATTCGCCATGAGCCGCGTAATCGCCGCAATCGCAGCGCCAGGCATCGGGGCCCAGCAAACGCAGGCGGACGGTGGCACCGGTCTCGAGGTGATGCAGCTCGTAGTCGCCGAACACGCCGTCGTCCTCACGGGATCCCAGCGCATAACGTGGCGGCTCCGGAGGTGCCGGGGGTTCGACCTCGAGCTCAACCTCGACCTCGACCTCGACCTCGACCTCCGCTTCGATCACCGGCGCCCGCTCAGCCTCATCGACCATCGCCGCCGACTTCCTGGACCGACGGCCGCGCTTGGCCGCGGGTGCCGTCACCGCCTCCTCGGCGGTTGACGCCAGGTCGGCAGTCGCCTCCGAGGTGGCACCCGCCTCATCAACCTGTGCGTGCGCCCCCGAATGATCAGCCGGATGAATCGGATCGACCGACACGTCCACCGCCTGCAGCGCAGCCCCGCGCTTGCGGGCTGGACGCTTGCGGCCCGGCGACACCGGTGCGGCAACAGGCACTTCAGCGGCTTCCGATTCGTCTGCCGCGTCGGACGCCGGGATGGTTTCCATCCATTCGGTGGGCGCAAAGGCCGTTGGGCTCTCCGCCACCTCCGACTCAGCGGGCAGCGCCACCAGCTCGACCTCCGCAGTCCGTGAGCGGCCGGCCCGCTTGCGAGCGGGCTTGGCGGACGGAATGGGCGCCTCGATGACAGGCTCGCTCAGCTCACTCCGCTCAACCGCCCCGCTCATCGGAGCCGACGCCGTCGGCTCGATCAACGCAACGGTCTCGGTCCCCAAGGCCGACGGGGTCTTCCGGCTGGACTTGGCCGCCGCGGCGGGCTTGGCGGCCGCAGCGGGCTTGGCGGCCGCAGCGGGCTTGGCGGCCGCATCAGCGCGCCGGCCACGCGGCTTGGCGACCGGCGGAACGTCGACGGCCGGAGGTGCATCGGGGGCATCGTCCTCGGCCATCAAGGCCTGGAAGACGTCGTTGAGTGCGCCGTCGACATCGAGCGGCGCCAGCGAGGCGGTCGCGCTCGGCGACTCGACGCCCGCGTCGGACGCGAGGTCCTCGCGGCCTTCGATCGGGCTCGTGGCGGACGTGTCAGCCTCGCGGGGCTTGCGCGCCGTCGGGCGGCGCCGGTTGGGTGTGGTGGTCATGAAATTCCTCGTGCAGCAGCCGCGCTTCGCGCCAGCCCCGCACGCTGTTGAAGATGGCGAGCGCATGGGCCCGCCGCAGATCGTTGATCAGGAGCCGGGACTCGCGAATGCGGCCCTGCTCCAGCAATTCCTCCCGCATCACACCCGGCAGGAGCCCGGCGGCCGCCCGCGGCGTGAGCCAGGGCGCGTCGGGACCGTCCAGTTGCACGGCGAGATTGGTCAGGCAGCCTTCGGTCAGCTCCCCGTCCCGGTTGTGAAGCAACACATCGAAGCAATCGGCCGGTTTGCGGTCCAGGAACGCCTGGTACACCTCGCGCCGTGTGGTCTTGTGTTGAAAGAACTCAGCATCGGGCCCGCGTGTGTCGACGGGCCGGTCCGCCAGTGTGATCCAGAGCGGCGCCAGCGCGGTGGCTTCGGTCACGGGCAAGGGCCGAACTTCATCGCTGATGTCGCCCTGCCGCGTCACCGTCAGACGCACACGCCAACTGCCCTGCGGATGGGCCGCAGCAATCGAGCGCAACCGGGCCCGCACCGCGTCCAGGGAGGCATGAAGGCCGAAGTGCCGCACGGTGCGGGACAGGCGTGAGAGATGGCGATCCTCACGGGCAAACCGGCCGTCGTCCAGCCGCAGGGTTTCCAGCGCCGCGATCGGCGCCTGGGCCCGGGACAGGAACCGCGACTTCGCCCGCCATTCGTCGATCTCCGGCTGAGGCTCGGCATCCAGCGTGATGCCGCTACCGACGCCGCAGGTGAGCACCGCACCGCGCTGCGTGACGGTGCGGATCGGCACATTGAAGGTGGCGACGCCGCCGGGCTGCATCACCCCCAGGGCACCGCAGTACCAACCGCGCTCGGCAGGCTCCAGCTCGTCGATGACCTGCATCGCGCGACGTTTGGGCGCGCCCGTGACCGAGCCACACGGAAACAGCGCGGCCATGAGCTCATCCAGACCCAGGCCTGTGCGGCTCACGGCGCTGATGGTGGAGGTCATCTGCCAGACGGTGGGCAGGGCATGAAGCTCGAACAGACGAGGCACGCGCACCGAGCCGGTCACCGCCACGCGCGACAGGTCATTGCGCAGCAGGTCCACGATCATCAGGTTCTCGGCGCGTTCCTTCGGACTGGTGCGCAGATAGGCCTGGGCGGCCTCATCATCCGCGCGGTCGCGGCCCCGCGGCGCCGTGCCCTTCATCGGCTGGGCCGACAGCAGCCAGGTATGCACCGCCGTCGGTTCTTCCGGCAACGGGCGCCAGTCGAAGAACAGCTCGGGCGACACGCTGGCGACCGCGCGCGCACGGGCAGGTCGGTCGGCATCGGGCAGGTGATGTTCATCGGCATGCCCGCGCTGCGTCTCACCGCCCTCCTCGCCCGGTGCCTGCGGCTCGTCGGACAGGCGCAGCATCAGCGAGAACCCGCCCGGCTGCGCCGCATGCAGCGCGAAGAAATAGTCCGACAGCTCGAACGCCGGCCCGGCTTCGGCCATGAGCCGCGTCGTCAGATTGACCTGGTAGCAGTCGCCCGCGCGGATGTAGTCGCGGATGCGCGCCACCTGGGACTGCTCATCGGCCTCCGACTGGGCGTCGCGCCAAGGCGAGAGGTCGTGTGCGCGCTCCTCGATCTCCGCCGGCCAGGGGGCGGGCGCGTCGCGCCAGACGGCGAATTCCGCCAGCGGCTCGCCGGATGTCTGCGGGCGCGATGGCAGCGAGGCATCCAGTGCGGCGGCCGCCTCGTAGCGCAGGCCGCCGAGCACCCAGGCGCCCTCGCGCGCGGCGTCATGCGCCTGGCGCAGCACCTCGCGCAGGGACGTTGCATCGCGGGCCACCAGGCGCCGATCGGGCGCGACGAAATAGGCGCCGCGCAGACGCTCGCCGTCCTCGCGCGCCAGTGGATGTCGCGGAAAGTCGAAAGCCGCCCACAACAGGCTGGGGCGGCGCACCGTCGTCATGGCGGTCTCAGTCGAGCTTGAGGAAGGTCTCGCGGTAGTGGATCAGTTCGTCGATCGACTCATGGATGTCGGCCAGCGCGGTGTGCTTCTGGGCCTTCTTGAAGCCATCCATCGCGGCCGGCTTCCAACGACGCGCCAGTTCCTTGAGCGTGGAGACATCCAGGTTGCGGTAGTGGAAGAAGTCTTCCAG
The Roseateles amylovorans genome window above contains:
- a CDS encoding GNAT family N-acetyltransferase; protein product: MLQLKVIDTADVPAVMALQAECYGPEFLESAEAFEAKLRATRGLHCSYLAVEGDRMLGYVVSLPVGAEGLPALDAPHIERARTPDSLYLHDLAVSPAGRAQRLGHKLVQQVVQRAQDMGLRQVSLVAVQGSSDYWRRLGFQDADAPLSAAIAQKLASFGPDARLMRRDLVPA
- a CDS encoding DUF1294 domain-containing protein, whose protein sequence is MRVEGRIVQWDDAKGYGFIAPSSGGPKIFAHARAFGLRPRRPFVGERVSYEPGTDAQGKPRALKVLSLEPKPQAAATAGAASSAAGGRSAKGRGASSRASGAGPRASAGAAGAGGKPGASSRSSPGSSSASSSSSSGGVWLIPVFASLVLLTHLAWPIPNGLWGLYMAMSLATFIVYGLDKRAARLGHWRVKESTLHGLALLCGWPGALLAQQLLRHKSAKPRFRRVFWLSVSLNILGFVLVFTPLLSPLLSPWMAQWRSIGG
- a CDS encoding DEAD/DEAH box helicase, translated to MTFDHDMNADASNEAMDQDLETSAQQDTAEPVIDAAPGGAAFSTLGLHEALLRAVKDSGYDNATEVQSRAIPPALGGADLMVSSRTGSGKTASFILPALQQVLDARAARAAGNKAKVVGPRVLVLAPTRELAMQVAKAAMTYGRHIQGLRVATVLGGMPYAQQLRALAGQLDILIATPGRLLDHINSGRCKLDSVTMFVLDEADRMLDMGFIDDINFVAQQIPAERQTLMYSATFAGNTGRLASQLMKDPQRIDVSGHTETHENIEQRLHWADNNQHKRKLLEHILGERDVDQAVVFTSTQQDTEWLAEQLEAIGHRVAALHGGMPQGKRTRTLMALRRRDLRVLVATDVAARGIDVPTISHVINFGLPMKAEDYVHRIGRTGRAGRSGIAVTLAERQDLSMIKRIQQFTTQQIPVSRIAGLEPRADDPRIFAPRPGDRADRGDRGGFGGGNRGGFGGNRGGFGGGRPQGGGGGYRGGDNRFDGGARFERPEGARPPFGGERREGGFGQGPQANRFERRPDAPRFGDRPQGDRPAFGDRPPRDGQGFGQNRGGFQGRPAHGGDRFGAPTDRPAFRGNEARGENRYEERPRFEGRPAKPAFAGKGVPARGPQGGDRGDRGGDRGGFQAARKGPRKGY
- a CDS encoding chorismate-binding protein, with amino-acid sequence MTTVRRPSLLWAAFDFPRHPLAREDGERLRGAYFVAPDRRLVARDATSLREVLRQAHDAAREGAWVLGGLRYEAAAALDASLPSRPQTSGEPLAEFAVWRDAPAPWPAEIEERAHDLSPWRDAQSEADEQSQVARIRDYIRAGDCYQVNLTTRLMAEAGPAFELSDYFFALHAAQPGGFSLMLRLSDEPQAPGEEGGETQRGHADEHHLPDADRPARARAVASVSPELFFDWRPLPEEPTAVHTWLLSAQPMKGTAPRGRDRADDEAAQAYLRTSPKERAENLMIVDLLRNDLSRVAVTGSVRVPRLFELHALPTVWQMTSTISAVSRTGLGLDELMAALFPCGSVTGAPKRRAMQVIDELEPAERGWYCGALGVMQPGGVATFNVPIRTVTQRGAVLTCGVGSGITLDAEPQPEIDEWRAKSRFLSRAQAPIAALETLRLDDGRFAREDRHLSRLSRTVRHFGLHASLDAVRARLRSIAAAHPQGSWRVRLTVTRQGDISDEVRPLPVTEATALAPLWITLADRPVDTRGPDAEFFQHKTTRREVYQAFLDRKPADCFDVLLHNRDGELTEGCLTNLAVQLDGPDAPWLTPRAAAGLLPGVMREELLEQGRIRESRLLINDLRRAHALAIFNSVRGWREARLLHEEFHDHHTQPAPPDGAQAPRG